In one Acidimicrobium ferrooxidans DSM 10331 genomic region, the following are encoded:
- a CDS encoding D-alanine--D-alanine ligase family protein, with the protein MATTRVGVCFGGPSPEHDISILTGLQALRALAESGGSPVAIYWSKEGSFYRVEPSLEAEAYAGGVPAGARPLELVVGRDGGFVEPRGGLRPKRELLELDVVVNCCHGGPGEDGALQGALDLAGVRYTGPSARTAALGMDKLAFASLLRHHGIACLPREDGRRVTFDGPYIAKPRFGGSSIGIEVLEDRAQLEARMQRSEHFRDGMVVEPYRPDLMDVQVALRRFPTPTLSAIERPLRSAPGEPILTYREKYQPIGGMATAPRELPAAIAPELAETIRSLALSVGELLDSRGVMRVDFLASTEGECYVNEVNTIPGSLSHYLFVEPKIPFAAQLEADIREALERATYRPNVAGADGSVLRSAGSIAAKLA; encoded by the coding sequence GTGGCCACGACGCGCGTCGGCGTCTGCTTCGGCGGCCCAAGTCCCGAGCATGACATCTCCATCCTCACCGGGCTGCAGGCGCTCCGCGCGCTGGCCGAGAGCGGTGGGTCACCGGTCGCGATCTACTGGTCGAAGGAGGGGTCGTTCTACCGCGTCGAGCCCTCCCTCGAGGCCGAGGCCTACGCGGGCGGGGTCCCGGCGGGGGCGAGACCGCTCGAGCTCGTCGTCGGGCGCGACGGCGGCTTCGTCGAGCCGAGGGGCGGCCTGCGACCAAAGCGCGAGCTGCTCGAGCTCGACGTGGTGGTGAACTGCTGTCACGGCGGTCCGGGCGAGGACGGGGCGCTCCAGGGGGCGCTCGATCTTGCGGGCGTGCGCTACACCGGCCCCAGTGCTCGGACCGCCGCACTCGGGATGGACAAACTCGCGTTCGCGAGCCTGTTGCGCCACCACGGCATCGCGTGCTTGCCGCGCGAGGACGGGCGCCGCGTGACCTTCGACGGACCCTACATCGCCAAGCCGCGCTTCGGCGGCTCGTCGATCGGTATCGAGGTCCTCGAGGATCGGGCCCAGCTCGAGGCACGCATGCAGCGCTCGGAGCATTTCCGCGACGGCATGGTCGTCGAGCCCTATCGCCCCGACCTCATGGATGTACAGGTAGCCCTCCGGCGTTTCCCGACCCCGACCCTGTCGGCGATCGAGCGTCCACTGCGCAGCGCCCCGGGCGAGCCCATCCTCACCTATCGAGAGAAGTACCAGCCCATCGGGGGCATGGCGACGGCCCCACGGGAGTTGCCGGCTGCGATCGCTCCCGAGCTCGCCGAGACCATTCGCTCCCTTGCCCTCAGCGTGGGCGAACTCCTCGATTCGCGGGGAGTCATGCGGGTGGATTTTCTCGCCAGCACCGAGGGCGAGTGCTACGTCAACGAGGTCAACACCATCCCAGGGAGCCTGTCGCACTACCTGTTCGTCGAGCCGAAGATCCCCTTTGCGGCCCAGCTCGAGGCCGACATCCGCGAGGCACTCGAGCGAGCGACCTATCGGCCGAACGTGGCCGGGGCCGACGGCTCGGTCCTGCGCTCGGCGGGGTCCATCGCGGCCAAGCTCGCCTGA
- a CDS encoding alpha/beta fold hydrolase, with translation MSAPLELWWERTGHGERGDAVLLHGLAGSSDDFPAELDARLGRLGFGTVRIDLRDSGRSPRLDADGLPRVFELLAGDRDAAPYRLVDMARDVVQVLERASVSRALLVGVSLGGMVAQHVTVIAPERAAGLCLVSSASQPDLASLVDPTVLAPLLRAGLAALDAGDGDSRGGAGALRQLGAVVASDPWREAIAQCAPATLIVHGAADPLIGVRAAFDTWAELERARLVVIAERGHEWTTSAWDLVWPHLARFGRSVR, from the coding sequence ATGAGCGCACCGCTTGAGCTCTGGTGGGAGCGCACGGGGCACGGCGAACGGGGCGACGCCGTCTTGCTCCACGGCCTGGCCGGTTCGAGCGACGACTTCCCGGCCGAGCTCGATGCAAGGCTCGGGCGTCTCGGGTTCGGGACGGTGCGCATCGATCTTCGTGACAGCGGCCGGTCTCCTCGGCTCGACGCCGACGGTCTGCCGCGTGTGTTCGAGCTGCTCGCCGGTGATCGCGACGCCGCGCCGTACCGGCTCGTCGACATGGCCCGCGACGTGGTGCAGGTGCTCGAGCGAGCGAGCGTGTCACGCGCGTTGCTCGTCGGCGTCTCCTTGGGTGGCATGGTGGCTCAGCACGTCACGGTGATCGCGCCGGAGCGCGCCGCGGGTCTGTGTCTCGTCTCGAGCGCGAGCCAGCCCGACCTCGCGAGCCTCGTCGATCCCACGGTTCTCGCACCCCTCCTTCGCGCGGGTCTCGCGGCCCTCGATGCCGGTGACGGCGACTCGAGGGGCGGTGCCGGCGCTCTTCGACAGCTCGGCGCGGTCGTCGCCAGCGACCCGTGGCGTGAGGCGATCGCGCAGTGCGCGCCGGCGACGCTGATCGTCCACGGTGCCGCCGATCCGCTCATCGGGGTTCGTGCTGCCTTTGACACGTGGGCCGAGCTCGAGCGGGCACGGCTCGTCGTGATCGCCGAGCGCGGACACGAATGGACGACGTCGGCGTGGGACCTTGTGTGGCCGCACCTGGCTCGCTTCGGTCGGAGCGTTCGATGA
- a CDS encoding Mur ligase family protein, translating to MSSVAGTLGIVIGLASWVGALRWLRVAQREHYIPGRIWLFVRLWLRESPASIVIAVVGFFGAVSAWSSALPRIPHLIAGAVAAAASIAAPIGLGLRGRTSPLALTWRLRRLALVVVMVDLVVVGVGIAVGEPLGAAVSAGWLSPLLVDLALRITAPLERRLMGRFVDEATSRLRRVRPRVVGITGSFGKTTTKGYVAALVEGTYRTLATPASFNNRGGLARAINEHLTSDVEVFVAEMGMFGPGEIAELVSWVRPEISVITAIGPVHLERLGSEAAIVRAKLEIVETARVVVLNVDYPRLALAANALEQEGARRVVRVSAISLEADVAVKPNDEGEVVVYAHGAKIAKAALADVVAGNLACAVAVALELGVAPEDIAERLGRIKPAPNRLVAGVSPTSGVEVLDDTYNANPMGARRALDALGARRDGGGRRVVVTPGMIELGRRQYLENFKFAKAAAQVASHIIVVGRTNRRALEAGADEGRDEPGSTLQELRWAPDREHAVALVREMLEPGDVVLYENDLPDHYP from the coding sequence GTGAGTAGCGTCGCCGGCACTCTCGGAATCGTCATCGGGCTCGCCTCCTGGGTGGGGGCGCTCCGGTGGCTCCGCGTCGCCCAACGCGAGCACTACATCCCGGGTCGCATCTGGCTCTTCGTGCGACTGTGGTTGCGTGAGTCCCCGGCGTCCATCGTCATTGCGGTGGTCGGGTTCTTTGGGGCGGTGTCTGCGTGGAGCTCGGCACTGCCGCGGATCCCTCACCTCATCGCAGGAGCGGTCGCGGCGGCCGCGAGCATCGCGGCGCCGATCGGCCTCGGTCTTCGCGGGCGCACGAGCCCGTTGGCCCTCACCTGGCGCCTGCGTCGACTGGCGCTCGTCGTCGTGATGGTCGATCTCGTCGTGGTCGGCGTCGGTATCGCGGTTGGCGAGCCGCTCGGTGCGGCCGTGAGCGCCGGCTGGCTCTCGCCGCTCCTCGTGGATCTCGCACTGCGCATCACCGCGCCGCTCGAGCGCAGGCTGATGGGCCGCTTCGTCGACGAGGCGACGTCTCGGCTCAGGCGTGTTCGCCCGCGCGTCGTCGGTATCACCGGATCGTTCGGCAAGACCACGACGAAGGGCTACGTTGCGGCCCTCGTCGAGGGGACGTATCGCACGCTCGCGACGCCCGCGTCGTTCAACAACCGCGGGGGTCTCGCTCGCGCCATCAATGAGCATCTCACATCCGACGTCGAGGTCTTCGTTGCCGAGATGGGCATGTTCGGACCCGGCGAGATCGCCGAGCTCGTCTCGTGGGTCAGGCCGGAGATCAGTGTCATCACCGCCATCGGCCCGGTCCACCTCGAACGGCTCGGATCCGAGGCGGCCATCGTGCGAGCGAAGCTCGAAATCGTCGAGACGGCTCGGGTGGTGGTGCTCAACGTGGACTATCCGCGCTTGGCGCTGGCTGCGAACGCGCTGGAGCAGGAGGGCGCGAGGCGGGTCGTTCGGGTGTCGGCGATCTCGCTCGAGGCGGACGTCGCGGTCAAGCCCAACGACGAGGGCGAGGTCGTCGTCTACGCGCACGGCGCGAAGATCGCCAAGGCGGCGCTCGCCGACGTCGTGGCCGGCAACCTCGCCTGCGCGGTCGCCGTCGCGCTCGAGCTGGGGGTGGCGCCGGAGGACATCGCCGAGCGGCTCGGACGCATCAAGCCAGCGCCCAACCGGCTCGTCGCCGGCGTCTCGCCGACCTCGGGCGTCGAGGTCCTCGACGACACCTACAACGCGAACCCGATGGGTGCGCGCCGGGCACTCGATGCGCTCGGCGCGCGCCGTGACGGTGGAGGGCGGCGCGTGGTAGTGACGCCGGGCATGATCGAGCTCGGGCGCCGTCAGTACCTGGAGAACTTCAAGTTCGCCAAGGCCGCGGCTCAGGTTGCTTCGCACATCATCGTCGTCGGACGCACCAATCGACGAGCCCTCGAGGCCGGTGCCGACGAGGGGCGGGACGAACCCGGCTCGACGCTCCAGGAGCTACGATGGGCTCCCGATCGGGAGCATGCGGTCGCGCTGGTCCGCGAGATGCTGGAGCCGGGCGACGTCGTCCTGTACGAGAACGACCTTCCCGACCACTACCCGTAG
- a CDS encoding PH domain-containing protein codes for MARGHPTTGLRDQRPSVQRRVAALLVSNERLEHVFHPHWWRLIEASGGGLVGLVVAALVAGVGFGPSLLIAAPVAVGSVLWIVIGVVRWRSELLLLTDRRVVFTRGVFARRTSEIPLKHVNDVSTEQGLIGRLLDFGRVRIVSGNANGQEVVTYLHGPARLRQEISRLTQASESTPTPTATSTGGSLVEQIQMLAFLHRMGEISDDEFQRAKEQVLWGDGARESEGDVEGGP; via the coding sequence GTGGCGAGGGGTCATCCGACGACCGGTCTGCGGGATCAACGCCCGAGCGTGCAGCGGCGCGTCGCGGCGTTGCTCGTGTCGAACGAGCGCCTCGAGCACGTCTTCCATCCCCACTGGTGGCGACTCATCGAGGCGAGCGGCGGTGGGCTCGTCGGGCTCGTCGTCGCGGCGCTCGTGGCTGGCGTCGGATTCGGACCATCGTTGCTCATCGCGGCCCCGGTCGCGGTGGGCTCGGTCCTGTGGATCGTGATCGGGGTAGTGCGCTGGCGGTCCGAACTCCTGTTGCTCACGGATCGCCGGGTCGTGTTCACCCGAGGAGTCTTCGCCCGCCGCACGAGCGAGATCCCACTGAAGCACGTGAACGACGTCTCCACCGAGCAGGGGCTCATCGGGAGGTTGCTCGACTTCGGCAGGGTTCGTATCGTCTCGGGCAACGCCAACGGACAAGAGGTCGTGACCTACCTCCACGGGCCGGCGCGCCTTCGCCAGGAGATTTCGCGACTGACTCAAGCGAGCGAGTCGACGCCGACTCCAACGGCGACATCGACCGGGGGGAGCCTCGTCGAGCAGATCCAGATGCTCGCGTTCTTGCATCGCATGGGCGAGATCAGCGACGACGAGTTCCAGCGCGCCAAGGAGCAGGTGCTCTGGGGCGACGGCGCGCGAGAGTCCGAAGGGGACGTCGAAGGAGGACCGTGA
- a CDS encoding alpha/beta fold hydrolase has translation MSEPHAVPPESSEIVYSLIEDIDGIEIAARYRRGDDPLLVYLHGWGRSLADFAPYLGRGPWSAVALDLPGFGRSTPPLRPMGARGYAELLREPLASLRRRLQASRMILVGHSFGGRIAAEFAGLATDADALAGVVIVASPLLRPQGGRPALGYRVVRSLHAAHLVPATALEWARGRWGSTDYRQATGVMRDVLVRTVNEQHLGALERARVPVELVWGALDTACPVPLAERVAARVAGANLDIRAGVGHDVPRDAPEAVWGAIHRLLGRIEPPVGCEEQLSE, from the coding sequence GTGAGCGAGCCGCACGCGGTTCCACCCGAGTCGTCGGAGATCGTCTATTCACTGATCGAAGACATCGACGGCATTGAGATCGCGGCGCGCTATCGGCGCGGCGACGATCCCCTCCTTGTGTATCTCCACGGATGGGGTCGGTCGTTGGCGGACTTCGCGCCGTACCTCGGCCGAGGTCCATGGTCGGCCGTGGCACTCGACCTGCCTGGGTTCGGTCGTTCGACGCCACCGCTTCGACCGATGGGCGCGCGGGGCTACGCGGAGTTGCTCCGAGAGCCGCTCGCCAGCTTGCGGCGACGCCTGCAGGCCTCACGCATGATCCTCGTGGGCCACTCGTTCGGCGGACGGATCGCGGCCGAGTTCGCCGGACTCGCGACCGACGCGGACGCCCTGGCAGGCGTGGTGATCGTGGCGAGTCCACTGCTGCGCCCTCAGGGTGGTCGGCCTGCGCTCGGCTATCGCGTGGTGCGATCGCTGCACGCTGCCCATCTCGTGCCCGCCACGGCGCTCGAGTGGGCACGCGGGCGTTGGGGATCGACCGACTACCGCCAGGCGACCGGGGTCATGCGCGACGTGCTCGTTCGGACGGTGAACGAGCAACACCTTGGTGCGCTCGAGCGTGCTCGGGTTCCCGTCGAGTTGGTGTGGGGTGCGCTCGATACGGCGTGTCCGGTTCCGCTCGCCGAGCGCGTCGCGGCGCGCGTCGCGGGAGCGAACCTCGACATCCGAGCGGGCGTGGGTCACGACGTCCCGCGCGACGCTCCGGAGGCCGTGTGGGGCGCGATCCATCGACTCCTCGGGCGGATCGAGCCTCCCGTCGGCTGCGAGGAGCAGCTCAGTGAGTAG
- a CDS encoding class I SAM-dependent methyltransferase: MTILDPIEARWRRNLAAWAIPPEIARHGDASPWRLDPAMFLPDPDAPLSPSHRATRALLERADEGSLLDVGSGAGAAFWPVVESARRVIALDEHAGMIEALLAEARRHPTVLVETRVGRLEELLPTMESVDVVTSHHVAYNVADLGLYLGELVRIAHVGMVLELTLHHPHYGSAAMFEALWGVARPSEPSAADVIEALWALGLEPTVEVHSGTRRRDDPAARREALRRRLCLGEQEVARLDELLRDPGELANPSVTIVVDLDERTA, from the coding sequence GTGACCATACTCGACCCGATCGAGGCGCGATGGCGCCGCAACCTTGCTGCGTGGGCCATCCCACCCGAGATCGCGCGCCACGGCGACGCGTCGCCGTGGCGGCTCGATCCGGCGATGTTCCTGCCCGATCCCGACGCACCGCTCTCGCCGTCGCATCGGGCGACGCGTGCGTTGCTCGAGCGCGCCGATGAGGGGAGCCTGCTCGACGTGGGCTCCGGGGCGGGAGCCGCCTTCTGGCCGGTCGTCGAGTCCGCGCGGCGGGTGATCGCCCTCGACGAGCACGCTGGCATGATCGAGGCCCTGCTCGCCGAGGCGAGGCGCCACCCGACCGTCCTCGTCGAGACCCGGGTGGGACGGCTCGAGGAGCTGTTGCCGACCATGGAGTCCGTCGACGTCGTCACGTCACACCACGTCGCCTACAACGTCGCCGACCTCGGCCTCTACCTTGGCGAGTTGGTGCGGATCGCTCACGTCGGGATGGTCCTCGAACTCACCTTGCACCATCCCCACTACGGCTCGGCCGCCATGTTCGAGGCGCTCTGGGGCGTTGCGCGCCCGAGCGAGCCGAGCGCAGCCGACGTCATCGAGGCCTTGTGGGCGCTGGGCCTCGAGCCTACGGTCGAGGTCCACTCGGGCACACGACGCCGAGACGACCCCGCGGCGCGTCGTGAGGCGCTCCGGCGACGCCTCTGCCTCGGCGAGCAGGAGGTCGCGCGCCTCGACGAGCTGCTTCGCGATCCGGGCGAGCTCGCCAATCCGTCGGTGACGATCGTGGTGGACCTCGATGAGCGCACCGCTTGA
- a CDS encoding potassium channel family protein, whose translation MPFLLRILGRVRASQARLLATLAVASVLAGAVAFSLAEHVSLGIGLYWAITTATTVGYGDVTPHNTAGRIIAVAVMLTAIPLAGGVFAVVAAQITASRLGRLLTVTIAESDTGFVALVGSHRALGRIAEELVRAGERVRIVASQPIAGLGIRAEQIQADPTDEGSLRRVHLERASRIIVAGSDDAESLLVAVLVRELAPTVPVLVAAASAKVREALGGLGVQASIAVDELLAHTLAKGAETPHAGNLLLELVASERVRLVELPVTDALVGMTLDDAGDRLGGLVIGRVRGDRVELAVGIGSESLAAGDRVVVVSERQPSAPSEPGA comes from the coding sequence GTGCCGTTCTTGCTGCGGATCCTCGGTCGGGTCCGCGCGTCTCAGGCGCGGCTGCTCGCCACGCTGGCCGTCGCGAGCGTGCTCGCTGGGGCGGTAGCGTTCTCGCTCGCCGAGCACGTCTCGCTGGGGATCGGCCTCTACTGGGCGATCACGACGGCGACGACGGTGGGCTATGGGGACGTCACGCCCCACAACACCGCGGGGCGCATCATCGCCGTCGCGGTGATGCTCACGGCGATCCCGCTCGCGGGCGGCGTGTTCGCCGTCGTCGCGGCCCAGATCACCGCGAGTCGCCTGGGTAGGCTGCTCACCGTGACCATTGCGGAGTCGGATACGGGATTCGTCGCGCTCGTCGGTTCGCACCGAGCCCTCGGCCGTATCGCCGAAGAGCTGGTTCGAGCGGGCGAGCGGGTTCGCATCGTCGCCTCCCAGCCGATCGCGGGTCTCGGGATCCGCGCCGAGCAGATCCAGGCCGATCCGACCGACGAGGGATCGCTCCGGCGTGTCCACCTCGAGCGAGCATCGCGCATCATCGTCGCAGGCAGCGACGACGCCGAGTCGCTGCTCGTCGCGGTCCTCGTCCGCGAGCTCGCGCCGACGGTGCCGGTGCTCGTCGCGGCGGCATCGGCCAAGGTCCGCGAGGCGCTCGGTGGGCTCGGCGTCCAAGCGAGCATCGCGGTCGATGAGCTGCTCGCCCACACGCTGGCCAAAGGGGCCGAGACGCCGCACGCCGGGAACCTGCTGCTCGAGCTCGTGGCGAGCGAGCGCGTGCGGCTCGTCGAACTCCCGGTGACCGATGCGCTGGTGGGGATGACCCTCGACGACGCGGGCGATCGACTGGGGGGGCTCGTCATCGGTCGCGTACGCGGCGATCGGGTCGAGCTCGCCGTCGGGATCGGCTCCGAGTCGCTTGCCGCTGGCGATCGCGTCGTGGTGGTGAGCGAGCGTCAGCCCTCCGCTCCGAGCGAACCTGGCGCGTAG
- a CDS encoding CaiB/BaiF CoA transferase family protein, whose product MSGPLAGVRVLELGGIGPVPFAGMVLGDLGATVVRIEPPSGAGLGADALARGKHVIRIDAKDPEGRALIRELASRADVFVEGFRPGVVERLGIGPGELCAANDRLIYVRTTGFGQSGPLAERAGHDITYLAIGGALGATGSADAPPLPPLNLLADFGSGGMLSVVGALAGLIERERSGRGRVVDAAMVDGVLLTETMVLAMMREGAWRPMREANLLDGGAPFYRTYRCADGRWIAVGALEPQFFHTLLRELGLIERFDPAAQYERARWGELASLLADAFGSAPRAVWEERFAGLDACVAPVLGLDELASAPQHVERRSFVEVDGHLEPAPAPRFDGEAVESRPGPSRDAVAALVAAGLEPERARAVVGLGLVV is encoded by the coding sequence ATGAGTGGGCCGCTCGCTGGCGTTCGGGTCCTCGAGCTCGGGGGGATCGGCCCGGTCCCCTTTGCCGGCATGGTGCTCGGCGACCTCGGCGCGACGGTGGTACGGATCGAGCCACCGAGCGGGGCCGGACTCGGTGCCGATGCGTTGGCACGAGGCAAGCACGTCATTCGCATCGATGCCAAGGACCCCGAGGGCAGGGCGCTCATCCGTGAGCTCGCGAGCCGTGCGGACGTCTTCGTGGAGGGGTTTCGGCCAGGGGTGGTCGAGCGGCTCGGCATCGGTCCTGGCGAGTTGTGCGCTGCGAACGACCGCTTGATCTACGTTCGCACGACGGGGTTCGGCCAGAGCGGGCCGCTCGCGGAGCGGGCGGGGCACGACATCACCTACCTCGCCATCGGGGGCGCCCTCGGAGCGACGGGATCGGCGGATGCGCCGCCGCTGCCTCCGCTCAATCTGCTGGCCGACTTCGGGAGCGGGGGCATGCTGAGCGTCGTCGGGGCGCTCGCCGGCCTCATCGAGCGCGAGCGCAGCGGTCGGGGGCGTGTGGTGGATGCGGCGATGGTCGACGGGGTCCTCCTCACCGAGACCATGGTGCTCGCCATGATGAGAGAGGGTGCCTGGCGGCCCATGCGGGAGGCGAACCTGCTCGACGGCGGGGCACCGTTCTACCGGACCTACCGCTGCGCCGATGGGCGCTGGATCGCCGTCGGCGCGCTCGAGCCGCAGTTCTTTCACACCCTGCTCCGCGAGCTCGGCCTCATCGAGCGCTTCGACCCGGCCGCCCAGTACGAGCGCGCTCGCTGGGGCGAGCTCGCGTCGCTGCTCGCGGATGCCTTTGGCTCTGCACCACGAGCCGTGTGGGAGGAGCGCTTCGCCGGTCTCGATGCCTGCGTCGCCCCGGTGCTCGGCCTCGACGAGCTCGCGAGTGCTCCCCAGCACGTCGAGCGACGCTCGTTCGTCGAGGTCGACGGCCATCTCGAGCCGGCGCCGGCTCCCCGATTCGATGGCGAAGCGGTCGAGAGTCGTCCGGGGCCCTCGCGCGACGCGGTCGCCGCGCTCGTCGCAGCAGGGCTCGAGCCGGAGCGGGCGCGCGCTGTCGTGGGGCTCGGCCTCGTGGTGTGA
- a CDS encoding type IV secretory system conjugative DNA transfer family protein produces MFYLGYRDERPVFAAPTSHVLVLGPPRSGKTTRLVVPNARAFPGEVVVTSTKADVIEPLVVSGRTVLLWDPEGDAVEAAGLRRVAWSLVDAAKRYEDAVLGVDAYVEAALGRASGAERHWHDRARALLAPLVRAAATLGGTIDDVVAWVEARDVSEALGELDLQGERRALSGLASVLASEERERSAIFSTAHAALAAYRLGEAPAPERFDPERFVGSGAALVLVAPSASQRILAPIVVALLEQLRRVYYARARRGEPGRLGLVLDELANVAPIPSLGSILSEGVSQGIWLLAAVQDLAQVRERWPALERGLLTLFGTVAVLGGVGDAGTLAVLSTLLGSEDVLEVAVHEGARGRSRTVRRTRQARLEPAALRSLPRGSALIVELAGSSGMVALRGDPPL; encoded by the coding sequence ATGTTCTACCTCGGCTATCGCGACGAGCGGCCGGTGTTCGCGGCCCCGACCAGCCACGTGCTCGTGCTCGGCCCGCCTCGCTCCGGCAAGACCACGCGGTTGGTCGTGCCGAACGCCCGTGCCTTCCCTGGTGAGGTGGTCGTCACCTCGACCAAGGCCGACGTCATCGAACCACTCGTCGTCTCGGGCCGGACCGTGTTGCTCTGGGACCCCGAGGGCGACGCCGTCGAGGCGGCCGGCTTGCGGCGCGTCGCGTGGAGCCTCGTGGACGCGGCCAAGCGCTACGAAGACGCGGTACTCGGTGTCGACGCCTACGTCGAGGCGGCACTCGGTCGCGCGAGCGGTGCCGAGCGCCATTGGCACGACCGCGCCCGTGCGCTGCTCGCACCCCTCGTGCGGGCAGCGGCGACCCTGGGTGGGACCATCGACGACGTGGTCGCCTGGGTGGAGGCGCGCGACGTCTCCGAGGCGCTCGGCGAACTCGACCTCCAGGGGGAGCGTCGGGCGCTGAGCGGACTTGCGAGCGTGCTCGCCTCGGAGGAGCGCGAGCGCTCGGCCATCTTCTCGACGGCCCACGCCGCACTCGCTGCGTACCGACTCGGAGAGGCGCCCGCGCCCGAGCGTTTCGACCCCGAACGCTTCGTCGGGTCCGGTGCCGCCCTCGTGCTGGTCGCCCCGAGTGCGAGTCAGCGGATCCTCGCCCCGATCGTCGTCGCGCTCCTCGAGCAGCTACGACGGGTGTACTACGCGCGCGCTCGTCGCGGGGAACCAGGGCGACTCGGGCTCGTGCTCGACGAGCTCGCCAACGTGGCACCCATCCCGTCGCTCGGCTCCATCCTGTCCGAAGGGGTCTCGCAGGGGATCTGGCTGCTCGCTGCGGTGCAAGATCTCGCGCAGGTTCGCGAGCGCTGGCCGGCCCTCGAGCGCGGACTGCTCACGCTGTTCGGTACCGTGGCGGTGCTCGGCGGTGTCGGCGACGCGGGGACCCTCGCGGTGCTGAGCACGCTCCTCGGCAGCGAGGACGTGCTCGAGGTCGCGGTCCACGAGGGCGCCAGGGGTCGCTCGAGGACGGTTCGGCGAACGCGGCAAGCGAGACTCGAACCGGCCGCGCTCCGCAGCTTGCCCCGTGGGTCGGCGCTGATCGTGGAGTTGGCGGGATCGAGCGGGATGGTCGCGTTGCGAGGTGACCCGCCGCTCTGA